From the genome of Gracilibacillus salitolerans, one region includes:
- a CDS encoding GntR family transcriptional regulator encodes MQTKYSIVKEAIKSQILDGTFQPHQKISSESELMKEFGVSRHTVRLAIGDLVNQGWLYREQGAGTFCADRTNEKSQSFVDQKNIALITTYLSDYIFPSIIRGAESYLSKEGYQVSLFSTNNDHDNERKFLEKILMQHFDGVIIEPTRSAISNPNINYYLNLERQHIPYLMINAYYDELEPFHIVVDDEKGGLIQTEHVIELGHRNIVGFFKNDDIQGTKRMKGYLKAHRKHNIEIFPNNIVTYNTEEKSSKPIEMLKQILSEPKDKRPTAIVCYNDELAIKLLDVLREAHLKVPEDISIVGFDDSFMAELTEVKLTTVSHPKSEMGELAAKVILDMVKRNKGSKRQQNMENDLIRFDPELTIRNSTAPLKNKME; translated from the coding sequence ATGCAGACAAAATACAGTATAGTAAAAGAAGCAATCAAGTCCCAAATATTAGATGGGACCTTTCAACCACATCAAAAAATTAGTTCAGAAAGTGAATTAATGAAGGAATTTGGTGTGAGTAGACATACAGTAAGATTAGCTATTGGCGATCTGGTTAATCAAGGATGGTTATATCGTGAACAGGGAGCAGGAACATTTTGTGCCGATCGAACAAACGAGAAATCACAATCATTTGTAGATCAGAAAAATATAGCTTTAATTACAACCTATTTATCTGATTATATTTTCCCGTCTATTATTAGAGGTGCTGAATCCTATTTAAGTAAAGAAGGTTATCAAGTTAGTCTGTTCAGTACTAATAATGATCATGATAATGAACGTAAGTTTTTGGAAAAAATCTTAATGCAACATTTCGATGGTGTCATTATTGAACCAACCCGAAGTGCGATAAGCAATCCTAATATTAATTATTATTTAAATTTAGAACGGCAACACATTCCTTACCTGATGATCAATGCTTATTATGATGAATTAGAACCCTTTCATATTGTAGTAGATGATGAAAAAGGAGGACTAATTCAAACAGAACATGTAATTGAACTAGGTCATCGAAATATTGTAGGCTTTTTTAAAAATGATGATATCCAGGGAACCAAACGGATGAAAGGTTATTTAAAAGCACATCGTAAACATAATATCGAAATATTCCCAAATAATATTGTGACGTATAACACAGAGGAAAAGTCATCAAAACCGATTGAAATGTTAAAACAGATACTAAGTGAACCAAAGGATAAACGTCCAACAGCAATTGTATGTTATAACGACGAATTGGCTATTAAACTACTGGACGTCTTAAGAGAAGCACACTTAAAAGTGCCAGAAGATATTTCGATTGTAGGATTTGACGACTCATTTATGGCTGAACTAACGGAAGTGAAGTTAACTACTGTAAGCCATCCGAAGAGTGAAATGGGTGAATTAGCAGCAAAAGTAATTCTGGATATGGTGAAAAGAAATAAAGGTTCCAAGAGACAACAAAATATGGAAAATGATCTTATTCGTTTTGATCCGGAATTAACCATCCGTAACTCGACCGCACCATTAAAAAATAAAATGGAGTAG
- the araA gene encoding L-arabinose isomerase gives MLEVRPYTFWFVTGSQHLYGEETLQEVANNSKEIVAGLNKEGNLPFEVEFKEVLTTSPDIHNLMLKANADENCAGVITWMHTFSPAKMWIAGLKALQKPLLHLHTQFNRDIPWESIDMDFMNLNQAAHGDREYGFIGTRMDVSRKVVVGHWQNKEVTSKVSDWMKTASAVAEGNNIRVARFGDNMRNVAVTDGDKVEAQIKFGWTVDYYGIGDLVEEMDKVKEEELDALYKEYEELYELPAEASEPGPIRDSILYQGKIELGLKSFLKKGNYTAFTTNFEDLHGMKQLPGLAAQRLMAEGYGFAGEGDWRTAALLRFMKIIAGNEGTSFMEDYTYHLEQGNEMVLGSHMLEICPTVSATKPKIVVNPLGIGGKEDPARLVFDGRGGDAVNASLVEMGGRYRLVINEVKAEQPKIDTPNLPVAKVLWKPEPSLSEATEAWIYAGGAHHTVFSFDVTTEQLYDFADMAKIECVVIDKDTNLRQFRNELKWNEAIYR, from the coding sequence ATGTTAGAAGTACGTCCTTATACATTTTGGTTTGTAACAGGTAGTCAACATTTATACGGAGAAGAAACATTGCAAGAAGTAGCTAATAACTCAAAAGAAATAGTAGCAGGATTAAATAAAGAAGGTAACTTGCCTTTTGAAGTAGAATTTAAAGAGGTGCTGACGACTTCGCCAGATATTCACAACTTAATGCTAAAGGCAAACGCAGACGAAAATTGTGCTGGTGTGATCACTTGGATGCATACATTCTCTCCAGCAAAAATGTGGATCGCTGGTCTAAAGGCGCTGCAAAAACCTTTGTTACACTTGCATACACAGTTTAACCGTGACATTCCGTGGGAAAGCATTGACATGGACTTCATGAACTTAAACCAAGCGGCACACGGTGATCGAGAATACGGTTTTATCGGTACCAGAATGGATGTGTCTCGAAAAGTAGTGGTAGGCCACTGGCAAAACAAAGAAGTTACATCAAAAGTTTCAGACTGGATGAAAACTGCTTCAGCTGTTGCAGAAGGAAATAATATCCGTGTGGCTCGTTTTGGTGACAATATGCGAAATGTTGCCGTAACTGATGGTGATAAAGTCGAAGCGCAAATTAAATTTGGCTGGACGGTTGACTATTACGGTATTGGAGATCTAGTTGAGGAAATGGACAAAGTGAAAGAGGAAGAACTAGATGCTCTATATAAAGAATATGAGGAATTATATGAATTGCCTGCAGAAGCTAGTGAACCAGGTCCAATCCGTGACTCTATTTTATATCAAGGGAAAATCGAGTTAGGTTTGAAATCATTTTTGAAAAAAGGTAATTATACAGCATTTACAACAAACTTCGAAGACTTACATGGTATGAAACAGTTACCAGGCCTTGCAGCACAACGTTTGATGGCGGAAGGTTATGGCTTTGCTGGTGAAGGGGACTGGAGAACAGCTGCATTACTTCGCTTTATGAAAATTATAGCTGGTAATGAAGGTACATCATTCATGGAGGATTATACGTATCACCTCGAACAAGGGAATGAAATGGTTTTAGGTTCTCATATGCTGGAAATTTGTCCAACAGTTTCAGCGACAAAACCTAAAATCGTGGTTAACCCATTAGGTATCGGTGGAAAAGAAGATCCAGCCCGTCTGGTATTTGATGGACGTGGTGGTGATGCTGTTAATGCATCCCTAGTCGAAATGGGAGGTCGTTACCGTCTGGTAATTAACGAGGTAAAAGCGGAACAACCTAAAATTGATACACCAAATTTACCAGTTGCAAAAGTGTTATGGAAGCCAGAACCATCACTAAGTGAAGCGACAGAAGCATGGATTTATGCGGGTGGAGCACACCATACGGTATTCTCTTTTGATGTGACAACTGAACAATTATACGATTTTGCGGATATGGCAAAAATCGAATGTGTAGTTATTGATAAAGACACGAACCTTCGCCAATTTCGTAATGAATTGAAATGGAACGAAGCAATTTATCGTTAA